ATGAACTGCTTCGTTTTCGAGGCCGCCCAGTTGATTCCGTACCTGGAAAAAACACCGTTCCACCCCATTCGGAACGAAAAAGAATTACCCACCACCGTTAGCCTGCTGGCGCAGGAGCAACCCAAGAGCGTCGGAACCGTGCCGTTGGCGGAGGTGGTCCCTGATCTGACCAGTAAACACGATATTGCCATTGTACAGGCTTATTTGGCCAACAGTTTCCAGTTCTAAGCCCTCCTGATTATGATTTCTGATTTCACGCAACAAGCCAACCCGCGCCCCGAAATCCTGTCCTTTGAGAAGGTCCCGACGGCTATTTATGCTTCGGCCGATGCGGCTTCGCGGGCGGTAGCGGAAGAAATAGCCCGGATTATTCGCCAGAAACAAAGCGAGGGCAAACCGGCGGTTCTGGGCCTGGCGACGGGTTCGTCCCCCAAAAAAGTGTACGCTGAGCTGATTCGGATGCACCGGCAGGAGGGACTCAGTTTCCGGAACGTGATCACCTTTAACCTCGACGAGTACCACTCCCTCGGGGCGGATGCCCTGCAAAGTTACCACCGGTTTATGCGGGAGCAGTTGTTTGACCACATCGACATCGATCCGGCTCAGTGCCACATTCCCGACGGCACGCTGCCGTTTCAGGAAATTCACCAGTTTTGCCAGCAGTACGAGCAGCACATCAGCGACCTGGGCGGGTTGGATTTTCAGTTGCTGGGCATCGGGCGGAACGGGCACATCGGTTTCAACGAACCCGGTTCGCACGTCAACTCCCGGACCCGGCTGATTACGCTGGACCAGACCACCCGCGCCGATGCTGCCACGGAATTTGGTGGCCTGGCAAACGTGCCCCGGAAAGCCATTACGCTGGGCGTCAGGGTGATCCTACAGGCAAAGCGCGTGGTGTTGCTGGCCTGGGGTGAACACAAAGCCGCCATTGTAAAGCAGGCCGTGGAAGGGCCCGTCACCGAAACCATTCCCGCGTCGTATTTGCAGGGGCACCCCAACGTGCAGTTTATTCTGGACGAAGCCTGTGCCGCCAGCCTGACCCGGCAGAAAACGCCCTGGCTGGTTGACGCCGTTGACTGGACGCCCCAGATGACCAAAAAAGCCGTTACCCACCTGGCGCTGACACTCGGTAAACCCGTCCTGAAACTGACGAATCAGGACTACAACGAACACGGTTTGAGCGATTTGCTGGCGCTGCACGGACAGGCGTACGACATCAACATCACGGTGTTTAGCAGCCTGCAACAAACCATCACGGGCTGGCCGGGCGGCAAACCGAACGCCGACGATACCAACCGACCCGAACGCGCCAACCCCGCCCGCAAACGCGTCCTGATTTTCAGCCCACATCCCGACGACGACATCATTTCGATGGGCGGCACGTTTCAGCGGCTGGTCGATCAGGGGCACGAAGTTCACGTAGCGTACCAGACTTCCGGCAACATCGCCGTGGCCGATGACGAAGCTTACCGGTTCATCGAATTTGTGGCTGATTTCAACCGGGAGTTCGGCATCGAGTCGGAGGAAGTCGCTGATATTCTGCTGTATTCACACCATTTTTTGAAAAACAAAAAGCCGTCCGAGAAAGACTCGGATTTTGTCCGGCGCGTCAAAGGGCTGATTCGGCGCGGGGAAGCCAAGGCCACCTGCCGGTTTGTGGGCATTCCGCCGGAGCAGGTCCATTTTCTGACCATGCCGTTCTACGAAACCGGTCTGGTACAGAAAAAACCGCTGGGCGAAGCCGACTACCGGATTGTGGCCGAATTGATTGACAACGTTCAGCCGCACCAGATTTACGCGGCTGGGGATCTGGCCGATCCACACGGAACCCACAAGGTTTGTCTGGATGCCGTCTTTGAAGCCGTCCGCCGGTTAAAAGACGAGCCGTTTATGCAGCAGTGTTGGGTCTGGCTTTACAAGGGCGCCTGGGACGAGTGGGACATTGACCTCATCGAGATGGCCGTTCCGATGTCGCCGGATCAGGTGATGCGCAAGCGGTTCGGAATTTTTAAGCACCAGTCCCAGAAGGACGGTGTGGTGTTCCAGGGCAGCGATTCGCGCGAATTCTGGCAGCGGGCCGAAGACCG
This Larkinella insperata DNA region includes the following protein-coding sequences:
- the nagB gene encoding glucosamine-6-phosphate deaminase, which produces MISDFTQQANPRPEILSFEKVPTAIYASADAASRAVAEEIARIIRQKQSEGKPAVLGLATGSSPKKVYAELIRMHRQEGLSFRNVITFNLDEYHSLGADALQSYHRFMREQLFDHIDIDPAQCHIPDGTLPFQEIHQFCQQYEQHISDLGGLDFQLLGIGRNGHIGFNEPGSHVNSRTRLITLDQTTRADAATEFGGLANVPRKAITLGVRVILQAKRVVLLAWGEHKAAIVKQAVEGPVTETIPASYLQGHPNVQFILDEACAASLTRQKTPWLVDAVDWTPQMTKKAVTHLALTLGKPVLKLTNQDYNEHGLSDLLALHGQAYDINITVFSSLQQTITGWPGGKPNADDTNRPERANPARKRVLIFSPHPDDDIISMGGTFQRLVDQGHEVHVAYQTSGNIAVADDEAYRFIEFVADFNREFGIESEEVADILLYSHHFLKNKKPSEKDSDFVRRVKGLIRRGEAKATCRFVGIPPEQVHFLTMPFYETGLVQKKPLGEADYRIVAELIDNVQPHQIYAAGDLADPHGTHKVCLDAVFEAVRRLKDEPFMQQCWVWLYKGAWDEWDIDLIEMAVPMSPDQVMRKRFGIFKHQSQKDGVVFQGSDSREFWQRAEDRNRTTAGLYNQLGLAEYEAMEAFVRWHF